From a region of the Dickeya poaceiphila genome:
- the glrR gene encoding two-component system response regulator GlrR has product MTTRKSASLLLVDDDPSLLKLLGMRLTSEGFTVTTAASGQDALRLLLREKIDLVISDLRMDEMDGLALFAEIQKNQPGMPVIILTAHGSIPEAVAATQQGVFSFLTKPVDRDALYKAIDDALKLSPPTSDESWRAAVVTRSPIMQRLLEQAKMVAQSDVSVLINGQSGTGKEILAQAIHAASPRAGRPFIAINCGALPEPLLESELFGHARGAFTGAVSQREGLFQAAEGGTLFLDEIGDMPLALQVKLLRVLQERKVRPLGSNRDMDINVRIISATHRDLPKAMEKGEFREDLYYRLNVVNLKLPALHERAEDIPLLANHLLREAAARHKPFVRSFSTDAMKRLMTASWPGNVRQLVNVIEQCVALTSAPVIGDALVEQALEGENTALPTFVEARNQFELNYLRKLLQIAKGNVTQAARMAGRNRTEFYKLLARHELDANDFKE; this is encoded by the coding sequence ATGACCACCCGAAAGTCCGCCAGCCTGCTATTAGTGGATGATGATCCCAGCCTGTTGAAATTGTTGGGGATGCGTCTGACCAGTGAAGGATTTACCGTCACCACGGCAGCCAGTGGTCAGGATGCGTTGCGATTGTTGTTGCGGGAAAAAATCGATCTGGTGATCAGTGACTTGCGCATGGATGAAATGGATGGTTTGGCCTTGTTTGCTGAAATCCAGAAAAATCAGCCAGGGATGCCGGTGATTATCCTGACTGCGCATGGTTCTATCCCTGAAGCTGTGGCGGCAACACAGCAGGGTGTATTCAGTTTTCTGACTAAACCGGTTGATCGTGATGCATTGTATAAAGCGATTGATGATGCGCTGAAACTGTCGCCGCCGACAAGTGATGAAAGCTGGCGTGCCGCGGTAGTAACGCGCAGCCCGATTATGCAACGCTTGCTTGAGCAAGCCAAAATGGTGGCGCAGTCAGATGTCAGTGTGCTGATTAACGGCCAGAGCGGTACCGGAAAAGAGATACTGGCGCAGGCGATTCATGCAGCCAGCCCCCGCGCTGGAAGACCATTTATTGCCATCAACTGCGGAGCATTGCCGGAGCCTTTGCTGGAATCCGAGCTATTTGGCCATGCCAGAGGGGCATTTACCGGCGCTGTCAGCCAGCGTGAAGGCTTATTTCAGGCGGCGGAGGGTGGGACGCTGTTTCTTGATGAAATTGGCGATATGCCGCTTGCCTTGCAGGTAAAGTTGTTGCGTGTATTGCAGGAGCGCAAGGTCAGACCGCTGGGCAGTAATCGGGATATGGATATCAATGTACGGATCATCTCTGCGACGCACCGGGATTTGCCCAAAGCGATGGAAAAAGGCGAGTTTCGAGAGGATCTTTACTATCGTCTCAATGTGGTTAATCTCAAACTGCCGGCATTACATGAGCGAGCCGAGGATATTCCTTTGTTAGCCAACCATTTACTGCGTGAGGCGGCGGCCCGGCATAAACCTTTTGTGCGTAGTTTTTCGACTGATGCCATGAAGCGCCTGATGACGGCAAGCTGGCCGGGGAACGTGCGGCAATTGGTGAATGTGATTGAGCAGTGCGTCGCACTGACCAGTGCGCCGGTCATTGGCGATGCGTTGGTGGAGCAAGCGCTGGAAGGGGAAAATACGGCGTTGCCGACGTTTGTTGAAGCACGTAACCAGTTTGAACTCAATTATCTGCGAAAATTACTGCAAATTGCTAAAGGCAATGTGACGCAGGCGGCACGTATGGCGGGGCGAAACCGTACTGAATTTTATAAACTGTTGGCGCGGCATGAACTGGACGCCAATGATTTTAAAGAATAG
- the glnB gene encoding nitrogen regulatory protein P-II, which translates to MKKIDAIIKPFKLDDVREALAEVGITGMTVTEVKGFGRQKGHTELYRGAEYMVDFLPKVKIEIVVSDDIVDTCVETIMRTAQTGKIGDGKIFVFDVARVIRIRTGEEDETAI; encoded by the coding sequence ATGAAAAAAATTGATGCGATTATTAAACCGTTCAAACTTGATGATGTACGTGAAGCGTTAGCCGAGGTCGGTATCACCGGGATGACGGTAACGGAAGTAAAAGGATTCGGACGCCAGAAAGGCCATACCGAGCTGTATCGTGGCGCGGAATACATGGTGGATTTTCTGCCGAAAGTAAAAATTGAGATCGTGGTGTCTGACGATATCGTTGATACTTGTGTGGAAACTATCATGCGTACTGCGCAGACAGGCAAGATTGGCGACGGCAAGATCTTTGTCTTTGATGTGGCGCGTGTCATTCGTATCCGCACGGGCGAAGAGGACGAAACCGCCATCTGA
- the qseG gene encoding two-component system QseEF-associated lipoprotein QseG, producing the protein MIARLLSLLLFRGPVVSLSGPEAIAALKTLLAGLPLLFLLAGCAQDSDNRPAGQRVADIVSLPKEQVADYRTMSCEQLWQLHSTDAMNNALYWLRVMDCAARMTPTQARQQTLMVGENDWSGLFRQAILLDNAETTAQERHQIIEQLSRHRLNVPLTLLPLFQLWLDKQNLMLTLSDERQRFQRTQENNDKQLEMMHEQQNQLQSQLETTTRKLENLTDIERQLSSRKPVQSDLPDGESRRVKNGESETPPAVVKKGMKSE; encoded by the coding sequence ATGATTGCACGGTTGTTAAGCCTCCTGCTGTTCCGAGGGCCGGTGGTGTCGTTGTCCGGCCCGGAGGCGATTGCCGCGCTGAAAACGTTGCTGGCTGGCTTGCCATTGCTATTTTTGCTGGCTGGTTGTGCTCAGGATAGTGATAACCGGCCTGCCGGGCAGCGAGTGGCTGATATCGTCAGCCTGCCTAAAGAGCAGGTGGCGGATTATCGCACCATGTCGTGTGAGCAATTGTGGCAACTCCACAGCACCGATGCGATGAATAATGCACTGTACTGGTTGCGTGTGATGGACTGTGCTGCGCGCATGACGCCGACACAGGCCCGCCAGCAGACACTGATGGTGGGAGAAAATGACTGGAGCGGTTTGTTCCGTCAGGCCATCTTGCTGGACAATGCCGAAACCACGGCGCAGGAGCGTCATCAGATTATTGAACAGCTAAGCCGTCATCGGTTAAATGTGCCGCTGACATTGTTGCCGCTGTTTCAGCTCTGGCTGGATAAACAGAATTTGATGTTGACTCTGTCTGATGAGCGACAGCGTTTCCAGCGTACTCAGGAAAACAACGACAAGCAGCTGGAAATGATGCATGAGCAGCAAAATCAATTACAGTCTCAGTTGGAAACCACCACGCGTAAACTGGAAAATCTGACCGATATTGAACGTCAGCTCTCATCGCGCAAACCGGTGCAGAGCGATTTGCCAGATGGCGAGAGTCGTCGGGTAAAAAACGGTGAGAGTGAAACACCGCCTGCTGTGGTGAAAAAAGGAATGAAAAGCGAATGA
- the paeY gene encoding pectin acetylesterase PaeY: protein MLATTWKQTLFLSSLFCLPLSFAQAESTTPAAPVSPSQPAFNITTLAANTLISGQVAYRDIRFPATLLIKDQRGIARNVTTDLQGRFYADVSSLVTPLRLSAVEAGGQHCLASNQLRAVCLSALVPQLRNGHDNRININPLTDRILSDVAASVGYIGPQQLIDATTLPSLSTTAWETAYHEFHAGFDEALKQAGMTVPSEFDPLTYPDALTPAFTQILQVINHARNYHNDSGQAGHTVLTDITFRPIIGLNASGSYEPLDLTRASQYRNALEQAHTRIFIVSDSTAATYEEARFPRMGWGQVFEQQFLPDSPIAIVNGARSGRSSRDFYYEGWFRQMESFMRPGDYLFIGMGHNDQNCDSQKAVRGAADVANLCTYPNNADGSPQYPQGKPEMSFQISLERYIHYARSHQMIPVLLTPTARVKNAEGKSGTPAVHSHLTKQNKAGGYAFVGDYSQTIRDTASKNQVPLLDVETATLALANQGDGQQWQQYWLAVDPERYPYYRDQAGSLTQPDTTHFQQKGAQAVAAIVADQIKATPSLRELADKLQATAR from the coding sequence ATGCTAGCAACGACATGGAAACAGACGCTTTTTCTCAGTTCCCTGTTTTGTCTGCCATTGTCTTTTGCACAGGCTGAAAGTACCACGCCAGCAGCACCGGTTTCCCCCTCTCAGCCAGCATTCAATATCACTACGTTGGCAGCCAATACCTTGATTAGCGGTCAGGTGGCCTATCGTGACATACGCTTTCCTGCCACGTTACTCATCAAAGACCAACGCGGTATAGCGCGCAATGTAACAACCGATCTTCAGGGACGGTTTTATGCCGACGTCTCCTCACTGGTCACGCCCTTGCGCCTGTCTGCCGTTGAAGCTGGCGGACAACATTGCCTTGCAAGCAACCAGCTCCGCGCCGTCTGCCTGAGCGCGTTGGTTCCCCAACTGCGTAACGGCCATGACAATCGCATTAATATCAACCCGTTGACTGATCGCATTCTGTCCGATGTCGCTGCCTCGGTCGGTTATATTGGCCCGCAACAACTGATTGATGCCACTACCTTGCCATCCTTATCGACCACTGCCTGGGAAACCGCTTATCACGAATTCCACGCTGGTTTTGATGAGGCCTTAAAACAGGCCGGTATGACTGTTCCATCCGAGTTCGATCCGTTGACGTATCCAGATGCACTAACGCCAGCCTTCACACAGATTCTTCAGGTTATCAACCACGCACGCAATTACCACAACGACAGCGGCCAGGCTGGGCACACCGTGTTAACTGACATCACGTTTCGCCCGATCATCGGATTGAATGCCTCCGGCAGTTACGAACCATTGGATCTGACCCGCGCCAGCCAATACCGCAACGCGCTGGAGCAGGCGCATACCCGCATTTTCATCGTTAGCGACTCCACCGCAGCAACCTACGAGGAAGCACGCTTTCCCCGCATGGGCTGGGGCCAGGTATTTGAACAACAGTTCCTGCCCGACAGCCCTATTGCCATCGTCAACGGTGCCCGATCAGGGCGCAGTTCACGTGATTTCTACTACGAAGGTTGGTTCCGCCAAATGGAATCGTTTATGCGACCGGGCGATTATCTGTTTATTGGTATGGGACACAATGATCAGAACTGCGACAGCCAGAAAGCCGTTCGTGGTGCAGCGGATGTCGCCAACCTTTGCACCTACCCCAATAACGCCGATGGCAGTCCGCAATACCCACAAGGCAAACCGGAGATGTCCTTCCAGATCTCGCTGGAGCGTTACATCCATTACGCACGGTCGCATCAGATGATACCGGTATTGCTAACACCAACAGCACGGGTCAAAAATGCCGAAGGAAAGAGCGGAACGCCAGCCGTACACAGCCATCTGACAAAACAGAACAAAGCAGGTGGTTATGCCTTTGTTGGCGATTACAGCCAGACCATCCGCGATACGGCCAGCAAGAATCAGGTGCCGTTACTGGATGTGGAAACGGCGACGCTGGCGCTGGCCAATCAGGGCGACGGCCAGCAGTGGCAACAATACTGGCTGGCCGTCGATCCGGAACGTTATCCCTATTACCGCGATCAGGCAGGTAGCCTGACTCAGCCTGATACGACTCACTTCCAGCAAAAAGGGGCACAGGCAGTCGCAGCGATAGTCGCTGACCAGATTAAGGCAACGCCCTCACTGCGAGAATTGGCAGACAAGCTGCAGGCCACTGCGCGGTAA
- a CDS encoding sensor histidine kinase codes for MISLKRWRFFPRSLRQLVIMAFLLVLLPLLVLAYQAYESLDHLSEQAAGINNTTLADARRSEAMTSTAISMERSYRQFCVLGDPTLSQLYQNQRKQYSQMLDAHAPILPDPSYYQNLRQYLTQLAEIRCQNNGPAVASVTVLDNFSRTNAQMVQVTREMIFSRGQQLQQDIAERGRFFGWQTLMLFLVSVLLVVLFTRMIIGPVKGVERMINRLGEGRPLGQLASFRGPTEIRSLAQRIIWLSERLSWLEAQRHEFLRHLSHELKTPLASLREGTALLADEVVGTLTVDQKEVVAILDNSSRHLQQLIEQLLDYNRKLAYAPAGLERVDINDIVNMVVCAHSLPARSKLMQTHIELDAPACRAEATLLMRVIDNLYSNAVHYGRESGNIWIRSRQIENRVQIDVANSGSPIPESDKSMIFEPFYQGTHQRKGAVKGSGLGLSIAQDCIRRMQGELNLVTVEYADVCFRIELPLNTEN; via the coding sequence ATGATTTCGTTGAAACGTTGGCGTTTTTTTCCACGCTCTTTGCGGCAATTAGTCATTATGGCATTCCTGCTGGTTTTGCTGCCGCTGTTGGTACTGGCTTATCAGGCTTATGAGAGTTTAGATCACCTCAGTGAACAGGCGGCTGGAATTAATAACACCACACTGGCCGATGCCCGGCGCAGCGAAGCCATGACCAGTACGGCTATCAGCATGGAACGTAGTTATCGCCAGTTTTGTGTGCTGGGAGATCCGACCCTGTCACAGTTGTATCAGAACCAGCGTAAGCAGTACTCCCAGATGCTGGACGCTCATGCACCGATTCTGCCTGATCCCTCCTATTATCAGAACCTGCGACAGTATCTGACGCAACTGGCCGAGATCCGGTGCCAAAACAACGGCCCTGCTGTGGCATCGGTTACGGTGCTGGATAATTTTTCGCGTACTAATGCTCAGATGGTGCAGGTGACTCGTGAGATGATCTTCTCGCGTGGGCAGCAGTTGCAGCAAGACATTGCTGAACGAGGCCGTTTCTTCGGCTGGCAAACCTTGATGCTGTTTCTGGTTAGCGTACTGCTGGTAGTGTTGTTTACCCGGATGATAATCGGACCGGTGAAAGGCGTTGAGCGGATGATCAATCGGCTGGGAGAAGGCCGTCCGCTAGGCCAGCTTGCCAGTTTCAGAGGGCCGACGGAAATCCGTTCTCTGGCGCAACGGATCATCTGGCTAAGCGAACGCCTCTCCTGGTTGGAAGCGCAGCGTCACGAGTTTTTGCGTCATTTATCTCATGAATTGAAAACGCCGCTGGCGAGTTTGCGTGAAGGGACGGCGCTGCTGGCCGACGAAGTGGTTGGCACGTTGACGGTAGACCAAAAAGAGGTGGTGGCGATTCTTGATAACAGCAGCCGCCATTTGCAGCAACTGATTGAGCAATTGCTTGACTATAACCGAAAACTAGCGTATGCCCCGGCGGGGCTGGAGCGAGTGGATATCAACGACATCGTCAATATGGTTGTCTGCGCACACAGCCTGCCGGCTCGCAGCAAGCTAATGCAAACGCACATTGAACTGGATGCACCAGCGTGCCGGGCGGAAGCCACGTTGTTGATGCGGGTGATAGATAATCTCTATTCCAATGCGGTGCACTATGGCCGGGAATCCGGTAACATTTGGATTCGCAGTCGTCAAATTGAGAACCGGGTTCAAATTGATGTCGCCAACAGCGGCTCTCCTATTCCTGAGTCGGATAAAAGCATGATCTTCGAGCCTTTTTATCAAGGTACTCACCAGCGTAAAGGTGCAGTAAAAGGGAGTGGCTTGGGACTGAGCATTGCGCAGGATTGCATCCGTCGTATGCAGGGTGAACTGAATCTGGTCACGGTAGAGTATGCCGATGTCTGTTTTCGTATTGAATTACCATTGAACACTGAGAATTAG
- the purL gene encoding phosphoribosylformylglycinamidine synthase gives MEILRGSPALSAFRINKLLARCKEHHLPVSDIYAEYVHFADVNAPLNHEEQSRLSRLLKYGPSLAEHEPTGRLILVTPRPGTISPWSSKATDIAHNCGLQKIRRLERGLAFYIHAPTLSDAQWKELAALLHDRMMESVFDDLQQANLLFSQHQPAQLKRVEILLQGRSALEEANLRLGLALADDEMDYLLDAFTKLGRNPTDIELYMFAQANSEHCRHKIFNADWVINGETQPKSLFKMIKNTFEHTPDYVLSAYKDNAAVMEGSAVGRFFPDQQGAYAYHQEQAHILMKVETHNHPTAISPWPGAATGSGGEIRDEGATGRGAKPKAGLVGFSVSNLRIPGFIQPWEQDFGKPDRIVSALDIMTDGPLGGAAFNNEFGRPALTGYFRTYEEAVDSHNGVEVRGYHKPIMLAGGIGNIRAEHVKKGEISIGAKLIVLGGPAMNIGLGGGAASSMASGQSDADLDFASVQRDNPEMERRCQEVIDRCWQLGEQNPILFIHDVGAGGLSNAMPELVSDGGRGGRFELRDILNDEPGMSPLEVWCNESQERYVLAVAPEQLAQFDEICRRERAPYAVIGEATEEQHLTLNDRHFNNKPIDMPLDVLLGKTPKMLRDVERKNVEGTPLNREGIYLADAVERVLHLPAVAEKTFLITIGDRTVTGMVARDQMVGPWQVPVADCAVTTASLDSYYGEAMSIGERAPVALRNFAASARLAVGEALTNIAATHIGDLKRVKLSANWMAAAGHPGEDAGLYEAVRAVGEELCPALGLTIPVGKDSMSMKTRWQENGEDKSVTAPLSLVISAFARVEDVRHTVTPQLRTDKDNVLLMIDLGAGHHALGATALAQVYRQLGRKTADVRNPAQLAGFFNAMQTLVANKALLAYHDRSDGGLLVTLAEMAFAGHCGIKADIRSMGEDALAVLFNEELGAVIQIEASRRAEVEQVLAEQGLADCVHYLGQAEASNHFIIHSGNEVVYHESRTTLRTWWAETTWQMQRLRDNPQCADQEHHAKSDDNDPGLNVALTFDLREDIAAPFISRQARPKVAVLREQGVNSHVEMAAAFHRAGFDAIDIHMSDLLAGRRNLQDFQALVACGGFSYGDVLGAGEGWAKSILFNDRVRDEFAAFFLRPQTLALGVCNGCQMMSNLRELIPGAEHWPRFVRNKSDRFEARFSLVEVTNSPSLFLQDMAGSRMPIAVSHGEGRVEVRDGSHLTALEQHQLVALRYVNNYGQLTEDYPANPNGSPNGITAVTSASGRATVMMPHPERVFRTVSNSWHPEEWGEDSPWMRMFRNARRQLG, from the coding sequence ATGGAAATACTGCGTGGTTCACCCGCCTTATCGGCTTTTCGCATCAATAAACTGTTGGCCCGGTGCAAAGAGCATCACTTGCCCGTTAGCGACATTTATGCCGAATACGTCCACTTCGCCGATGTGAACGCTCCGCTAAACCATGAAGAACAGTCACGGCTGAGCCGCCTGCTGAAATACGGGCCCTCTCTCGCAGAGCACGAACCTACCGGACGGCTGATTCTGGTCACTCCACGCCCAGGCACTATTTCTCCGTGGTCTTCCAAGGCAACCGACATCGCACACAATTGCGGTCTGCAGAAAATTCGACGCCTGGAGCGCGGTCTGGCGTTTTATATCCATGCGCCCACGTTAAGTGATGCGCAGTGGAAAGAACTGGCGGCGCTGCTCCACGACCGTATGATGGAAAGCGTATTTGATGACTTGCAACAGGCCAATCTGCTGTTTTCTCAGCATCAGCCTGCCCAGTTGAAACGGGTGGAAATTTTGTTGCAAGGCCGCTCTGCGCTGGAAGAAGCCAACCTGCGTCTGGGGCTGGCGCTGGCCGATGACGAAATGGATTATCTGCTGGATGCTTTTACCAAACTGGGGCGCAATCCAACCGATATTGAACTCTACATGTTTGCTCAGGCGAATTCTGAGCACTGCCGCCACAAAATCTTCAATGCCGACTGGGTCATCAATGGTGAAACTCAGCCTAAGTCGCTGTTCAAGATGATCAAAAACACCTTTGAGCACACGCCGGACTACGTTCTGTCTGCCTATAAAGATAACGCCGCAGTAATGGAAGGATCGGCGGTAGGGCGTTTCTTCCCTGATCAACAGGGCGCTTACGCTTACCATCAGGAACAGGCACATATCCTGATGAAGGTGGAAACCCATAACCACCCGACCGCTATTTCACCGTGGCCGGGTGCCGCGACGGGTTCCGGCGGTGAAATCCGCGATGAGGGTGCCACTGGTCGTGGCGCGAAACCGAAAGCCGGTCTGGTCGGATTCTCGGTATCTAACCTACGTATACCCGGTTTTATCCAACCGTGGGAGCAGGATTTCGGTAAGCCAGACCGTATCGTCAGCGCGTTGGACATCATGACCGACGGTCCGCTGGGGGGCGCGGCTTTCAATAATGAATTCGGTCGTCCGGCGCTGACCGGTTATTTCCGTACCTATGAAGAAGCGGTGGACAGCCATAACGGCGTCGAAGTGCGTGGTTATCACAAACCTATCATGTTGGCGGGCGGCATCGGCAACATCCGCGCGGAACACGTGAAGAAAGGCGAGATCAGTATTGGCGCCAAACTGATTGTGCTGGGCGGACCGGCGATGAATATCGGGCTGGGCGGTGGCGCTGCGTCTTCCATGGCATCAGGCCAGTCTGATGCAGATTTGGATTTTGCTTCGGTACAGCGCGATAACCCGGAAATGGAACGCCGCTGTCAGGAAGTGATTGATCGCTGCTGGCAGCTCGGCGAGCAGAACCCGATTTTGTTTATCCATGATGTGGGGGCGGGCGGCCTGTCGAATGCTATGCCGGAACTGGTTAGCGATGGTGGGCGTGGCGGTCGTTTCGAACTGCGCGACATTCTCAATGACGAACCGGGAATGAGTCCGTTGGAAGTCTGGTGTAACGAATCGCAGGAGCGTTACGTGCTGGCGGTAGCGCCGGAACAGCTGGCGCAGTTCGATGAAATCTGCCGCCGTGAACGTGCACCTTATGCCGTCATTGGCGAGGCGACTGAAGAACAGCATTTGACGCTCAATGATCGTCATTTCAACAACAAGCCTATCGATATGCCGCTGGACGTATTGCTGGGCAAAACGCCGAAAATGCTGCGTGATGTTGAACGTAAGAACGTGGAAGGCACGCCGTTGAATCGAGAAGGCATTTATCTGGCGGACGCGGTTGAGCGTGTGCTGCATTTGCCCGCAGTGGCCGAAAAAACCTTCCTGATCACCATCGGCGACCGTACGGTAACCGGGATGGTGGCGCGTGACCAGATGGTCGGTCCGTGGCAGGTGCCGGTGGCGGACTGTGCGGTGACTACCGCCAGTCTGGATAGTTACTACGGTGAAGCCATGTCCATCGGCGAACGTGCGCCGGTCGCGTTACGTAACTTCGCCGCTTCGGCGCGGTTGGCGGTGGGGGAAGCGCTCACTAACATTGCGGCAACGCATATTGGCGACCTGAAACGGGTGAAATTATCCGCGAACTGGATGGCGGCAGCCGGGCATCCGGGCGAAGATGCCGGCCTGTATGAAGCAGTACGGGCGGTTGGCGAAGAGCTATGTCCTGCGCTGGGATTGACCATTCCAGTGGGTAAAGACTCTATGTCGATGAAAACTCGCTGGCAGGAAAACGGTGAAGATAAGTCGGTAACCGCGCCGCTGTCGCTGGTGATTTCCGCGTTTGCCCGTGTCGAAGATGTGCGACATACCGTGACGCCACAACTGCGTACCGACAAGGACAATGTGCTGCTGATGATTGATCTGGGAGCCGGCCATCACGCACTGGGTGCGACGGCGCTGGCTCAGGTCTATCGCCAACTGGGGCGTAAAACGGCGGATGTGCGTAATCCGGCACAACTGGCTGGCTTCTTTAATGCAATGCAAACACTGGTAGCGAACAAGGCGCTGCTGGCATACCACGACCGTTCAGATGGTGGTCTGCTGGTCACACTGGCGGAAATGGCGTTTGCCGGGCACTGTGGCATCAAAGCGGATATCCGTTCCATGGGCGAAGATGCGCTGGCGGTGTTGTTCAATGAAGAGCTGGGGGCGGTTATCCAGATAGAAGCTTCCCGCCGCGCCGAAGTGGAGCAAGTACTGGCTGAGCAGGGGTTAGCGGATTGCGTGCATTATCTGGGGCAGGCGGAAGCCAGTAATCACTTCATCATTCACAGCGGTAATGAGGTGGTGTACCACGAAAGCCGTACGACGCTGCGTACCTGGTGGGCTGAAACGACCTGGCAGATGCAGCGTTTGCGCGATAATCCGCAGTGTGCTGATCAGGAACATCACGCCAAATCTGATGACAATGATCCAGGGCTGAATGTTGCACTGACTTTCGACCTGCGCGAAGACATCGCCGCACCGTTCATCAGCCGTCAGGCGCGTCCGAAAGTAGCGGTGCTGCGTGAGCAGGGCGTCAACTCGCATGTGGAAATGGCCGCCGCGTTCCATCGTGCCGGGTTTGATGCCATTGATATTCATATGAGCGATCTACTCGCTGGTCGCCGTAATCTGCAGGACTTCCAGGCGCTGGTCGCCTGTGGTGGTTTCTCTTACGGTGATGTGCTGGGTGCGGGTGAAGGCTGGGCGAAATCCATTCTGTTTAATGATCGGGTACGCGATGAATTCGCTGCTTTCTTCCTGCGCCCACAAACGCTGGCGTTGGGGGTATGCAACGGCTGTCAAATGATGTCTAACCTGCGTGAGCTGATTCCAGGGGCGGAGCACTGGCCGCGCTTTGTACGCAATAAATCAGACCGCTTTGAAGCACGTTTCAGTCTGGTTGAAGTGACCAATAGCCCATCGCTGTTCCTGCAGGATATGGCCGGTTCTCGTATGCCTATCGCCGTGTCTCATGGTGAAGGTCGTGTAGAGGTTCGTGACGGCAGTCATTTGACTGCGCTGGAACAACATCAGTTGGTGGCGCTGCGTTACGTGAACAATTACGGTCAGTTAACGGAAGATTACCCGGCTAACCCGAACGGCTCGCCGAATGGCATCACTGCGGTAACCAGCGCCAGTGGTCGTGCTACAGTCATGATGCCGCATCCAGAGCGAGTGTTTCGTACCGTGAGTAACTCTTGGCACCCGGAAGAGTGGGGCGAAGATAGCCCGTGGATGCGTATGTTCCGTAATGCACGCCGCCAGTTGGGGTGA
- the pemA gene encoding pectinesterase PemA: MLKTITGTLALSLIIAASVHQAQAATTYNAVVSKSANDGKTFKTIADAIASAPADSTSFVILVKKGTYNERLTITRNNLHLKGESRDGTIIAATTAAGTLKSDGSKWGTAGSSTVTISAKDFSAQSLTIRNDFDFPANQAKSDSDSSKIKDTQAVALYVTKSGDRAYFKDVSLISYQDTLYVSGGRSFFSDCRISGTVDFIFGDGTALFNNCDLVSRYRADVPSGVTGYLTAPSTNINQKYGLVITNSRVIRESDSVPAKSYGLGRPWHPTTTFSDGRYADPNAIGQTVFLNTSMDNHIYGWDKMSGKDKDGNTIWFYPADSRFFEYKSYGAGAAVNKDRRQLSDAQAAEYTQSKVLGDWTPTLP; the protein is encoded by the coding sequence ATGTTAAAAACGATCACTGGAACCCTAGCACTGTCGCTGATTATCGCTGCCAGCGTACATCAGGCACAGGCTGCGACAACTTACAACGCGGTAGTATCAAAATCCGCCAACGATGGCAAAACGTTCAAAACCATTGCTGATGCCATCGCCAGCGCGCCAGCCGACAGTACGTCATTTGTAATTCTGGTCAAGAAAGGCACCTATAACGAGCGCCTGACAATTACCCGTAATAACCTGCATCTGAAAGGTGAAAGCCGTGACGGTACAATCATTGCAGCTACCACCGCGGCAGGTACGCTGAAGTCAGACGGTAGCAAATGGGGAACAGCAGGCAGCAGCACTGTCACGATTAGCGCTAAGGATTTCAGCGCCCAATCGCTGACGATTCGCAACGACTTTGACTTCCCGGCTAATCAGGCCAAGAGCGACAGCGATAGCAGTAAAATCAAAGATACTCAGGCTGTCGCGCTGTATGTCACCAAAAGTGGCGACCGCGCCTACTTCAAAGACGTCAGCCTGATCAGCTATCAGGACACACTGTATGTTTCCGGTGGTCGCAGCTTCTTCTCTGACTGCCGGATCAGTGGCACCGTTGACTTCATTTTCGGCGACGGCACCGCGCTGTTCAACAACTGCGATCTGGTATCTCGCTATCGTGCCGATGTGCCAAGTGGCGTCACGGGTTACCTGACTGCTCCCAGCACCAATATCAATCAGAAGTACGGTCTGGTGATCACCAACAGCCGTGTGATTAGGGAAAGTGACTCAGTGCCAGCTAAAAGCTACGGACTGGGCCGCCCCTGGCACCCAACAACGACCTTCTCCGATGGACGCTACGCCGATCCGAACGCTATTGGGCAGACCGTATTCCTGAACACCAGTATGGATAATCATATTTATGGCTGGGACAAGATGTCCGGCAAGGACAAAGACGGCAACACCATCTGGTTCTACCCGGCAGATTCTCGTTTCTTCGAGTACAAATCCTATGGTGCGGGTGCGGCAGTGAACAAAGATCGTCGGCAACTGAGCGACGCCCAAGCCGCAGAGTACACCCAAAGCAAAGTGCTGGGCGACTGGACACCGACATTACCCTGA